CGTGGCCAAGTTCTCCGCCCTCGTGCGGGACCGTGACCTGCATGTGCAGCCGCAGGTTGTCGACCTCGGCGAGGTGAGTCGCCGCGACACGGTACGCTTTTCCCTTCAGCTGCAAAATTGGGGCGTAGAGGAGGTGACCGTCACCGCGACTTCATCAGCCCGGGGTATGGTCCAGGCTGGTCTGGCTACGCCCTTCACAGTACCGACCATGGGGCGCGTTACACTACCGGTTTTCGCTTTCTGGCCGAATTCAGGAGCGGCTATTGATTCACTCGTGTTGCTGAGCGATGACCCGCGCCGATCGCGGCTGAGCGTGCCAATCACCGCGCGAGTGCAAAACTATTTCCTCATCGTGGACAATGAGGACTCGCTACACTATCATGAATTTGGCCAGTGGCGCTACAGTGTCGCCCAAGCATACGGGCCCACCAGTCGCTATGCCCCTTTGAACCAGACGCCGAGGGCCTACGCCACCTTCACCGGCGCGCTGGAGGTGGCGGGCGTGTACGAGCTCTTCGAGATAGTACCCACCACCGTGAATACCACGAACCACGCACTGTATGAGGTCAGCGTCGCCGGGATTGTGCTGGATTCTGTGGTGGTCGACCAGAACCAGGGCAGCGGCTCATGGGTGCGGGTAGGCCGTTACTACTTCCCCGCTGGCGTACCGGTGCAGGTGCGGGTCATCGACACCGGCAAGAACACCAACCCTCAGGGTGTAGTGTTGCGTGCTGACGCGATCAAGTTCGCGCTGGTACAGGAAGTAACGCTGGTGGACCAGCCGCATCCCGCAGGGCAGGTGCTTCGTTTTCGACTGGAACAGAACTATCCCAACCCGTGCAATGCGCACACCACCATTGCTTATGAGCTTGGCGAAGAGTCGCACGTCCAGTTGCGGGTCTATAACACGGCCGGACAGCAAGTAGCGATCCTGGTAGACAAAGTGATGCCCCCTGGCGCCCACGCGGTTCGCTGGGATGCCCAGGATGTTCCTTCGGGGGTCTATTTCTACCGGCTGGTGACGGAACGCCACGAGGCCACCGCTAAGATGATTGTGCTGCGGTAAGAGCCTGACCCCGAAGAAGACGACGCAGAGGAGACTAACCCCCATGGAGCAACCCCCAACAAGGCGACTGGTTTCCCTGGATGCCTTTCGCGGCCTGACCATCATCTTTATGATTCTCGTCAACAACCCAGGTAGCTGGCGCTATGTGCTGCCGCCGCTGCGGCATGCGGAATGGCATGGCTGTACGCCGACTGACCTCGTCTTCCCCTTTTTCCTGTTCATCATGGGCGTGGCGATGGCTTTTTCATTCGCGCGCAGACTGGAATCTGCTGGCAAGCTGACCCCCTTGTACCTCCAGGTGCTCAAGCGGACCGCCCTCCTATTGTTTCTTGGGTGGTTCCTCAATGTGTTCCCGGAGTTCAACTTTGCGCAGATGCGCCTCCCTGGTGTGTTGCAGCGCATCGGGCTGTGCTACTTTTTCGCCTCTTTGGTGGTGCTGCACGTGGGCAAGCGAGGGCAGGTCGTGACTATCCTCCTCTTGCTCCTGGGCTACTGGGCCCTCATGGTGTTGGTGCCTTTTCCTGGGCGTGGTGCTGACCCGTGGGCATTGGGCAGCAATCTGGCCCAGTACGTGGATAACGTGCTCCTAAAAGGACACATGTGGAAGCCGGACTTTGATCCGGAAGGATTTCTCAGCACAATTCCGGCCATAGCCACTACGTTGCTGGGTTACCGCACCGGCCAGTGGCTGCGCAGCGAGCGGACGCCGATGGAAAAGGTGAGCGGTATGTTTGTGGTGGCCAACCTGTTCCTGGTGGCCGCCCTGATCTGGAAGACCTGGATGCCGCTGAACAAGCAGCTCTGGACGAGCAGCTACGTGCTGCACACCGCCGGCCTGGCGCTGCATTTCCTGGCCATGAGCTATTGGGCAATCGACATCAAGGGGTGGCGCCGTGGACTGCAGCCGACGATCGTCTATGGCAGTAATGCCATCCTCGCGTACTTTGGTTCTTCGCTCCTGGCCAAGTTGCTCTACTATTGGCAGTTTGCTATGGCTGATGGTACGCGGCAGTCCGTCAAGGGCCTCATTTACAATAAGGTCCTCGTACCGGTGGCAGGCAATTGGGGTGGCTCGTTGCTCTACCCCGTTCTCCATATTCTCTTGTGGGCGGGGATTTTGACCATTCTGTATCGGAGGAAGATCTTTATCAAGTTGTGACCTGGGGGCTGTTGTGCACGCAAGGATTACTCGTGAGGAAATGGATATGCGACGCGTATTTCTGATTCTGGCAATAGCCCTGGTCAGCGGGCAGGTAGGTGCAGGGGTTAGGGTGGTGGGGAAGCCGGTAAAGCTGGTGGGTGGCGATGGCGCCTTTTTCATGAACCCTATGTGGTCCCCAGACGGCCGGATGATAGCTTTTACCGGGGAGCGCTACGAGGGCTTATGGGTGATGAACGCCGATGGCAATGGGGTACGGGAGCTAACTGCCGAGCCAGCTGCCGGGTACGGATTCGAGTGGTCTGCAGATTCGCGGGCGATTTTGACCAGGGTGGCGCAGTACCGAGGCCCTTTTCGCTACAACGCGGCCAAGATCTTTCGGGTGGACACCGGGGAGGCCAGACTTCTAACCGATTTTCGCACTTCGATGCCAGAACTTCCGCACTGGGCAGAGGCAGACGCAAAGGTGGTCATCGTCAGCTCCAGGGACGTGGAAGTGCTGGACTCTGGGAAGGAGGCGGTTGAGACCGTGCGGGCAACGCCGCGCTACTTCTGCTACCAGAAAGGAGGGGCAATCGTAGTGGCCGGACCTGGTGCCAAGCCGGTGGCCACGCTGGACCCGCTGCCGGGCGAGCAATACCTGAACGAGGTCCTCTCCCCAGATAGGAAGCGGTTGGCCTTCGAGGTGTTGGGCGGCAACCTGTATGTGGTGAATATCGATGGCACCGGGCTTGTGGACCTGGGTCGGGGGAACCGGCCCCAGTGGGCACCGGATAGCCGTCACCTGGCCTACATGGTCGCTGAAGATGACGGGCACCAGTTCATCTCTTCGGACATTTACTGTGTGGACCTGGAAGGCGGCACCACGACGGCAATCACCGCCACCGCAGACCGGTTGGAAATGAACCCCTCCTGGTCACCGGACGGGCGCATGATCGCCTTCGACACCATGGACGAGGGTGCCATCTATGTGGTCCAAGTGGAACTAGACACGAGCAAGGTGCGGATCGAGCACTGATAAGCAGAGACGACGGTTTTCGTGCGAAAGAATAGCGAGGAAGTGGATGCAGAGGCGAAATTGGGATTTGACACTTGGGGCGATGCTGTTGCTGTGGATGGCTCTTCTTTCTGGAGCATCGGCCCAGGTCACGGGGTTGGCCGGGTGGAACATTTTTCTGGACCCAGGGCACAGTCAGAAAGAAAACATGGGAGTATATGGCTATTCCGAGGCTGAGCGTAATCTCCGCGTCGGTTTGCGTCTACGCGAGATGCTCCTCAATGAGACGGACATTGACACGGTGTACATCTCGCGCACCAATGACCAGCAGCAGGTGTCATTGACCCAGCGCACGGACTTTGCAAATCGGGTAGGCGCGGCGTGGTTTCACTCCATACACAGCGATGCAGGGGATCCTTCGGCTAATAGCACGCTCCTTTTGTGGGGTCAGTACTACAACGGTCAGGAAAAGTACCCCCGTGGGGGTAAGGCGATGGCGGATATCATGGTGGTGTTGCTCACTAAGGGCATGCGAACCACCACGAGGGGTTCGATCGGCGATTGCAGCTTTTACACCTGGTCGGACTTTTGTCGGACTTCGGGCGGGCCTTACCTCCATGTGAATCGCGAAACGACCATGCCCTCAGAGCTGAGCGAGGCAGGCTTCCACACGAATCCCCGGCAGAACCAGCTGTTCATGAACGCAGATTGGAAGCGGCTGGAGGCGCGCACGTTTTTCTGGTCGATTCTGCGCTTCCATGGCCTCCCGCGGCCGGCGCCGGGTATCTGCACCGGCATCGTCTACGATGCCGAGACTGGTGTGCCACTGAACGGTGCTCGGGTCACCGTCGGCGGCACCACGTACGTGACGGATACCTACGAATCCCTTTTCCACTTGTATTCAAGTGACCCCAACCAACTCCATAACGGCTTCTACTACGTTGAAGGCTTGGGCACAGGGAGCGTCGAGCTGAGCGTAGAGGCAGACAATTACGTGCCAGAGCACGTGCAAGTGGTGCTGTCCGATACCTTTTTCACCTTTGTCGACGTGGGAATGTACAGCACCGTGCCACCTGTGGTAAAGTCCACTTACCCTGCAGACGGCGACACGGCCTTCCCGGCGTGGGCAGACATGGTGATCACCTTTAGCAGGCCCATGGACCGGCAAACGGTGGAAAGTGCCTTTGCCCTGCAGCCGCGTGCGGATGTATCGTTCTCATGGTCCTCCGACGGCACCCGCCTCACGGTGCGCACCGACACGCTGCAGTTCACCACCGACTACGTGCTGACCATCGCCGGCACGGCGCGAAGTATCCACGGCTACTTTCTGGACGGCAATAGTGACGGTGTTGGCGGGGATGATTTCGTGGTCCGCTTCCGCACCAGCCGTGCCGACATCACCCCGCCCAAGATAGTCAAGATGTATCCCAAGCAGAATGCCACTAACGTGGAGCTGCACCCCATCATCAGCGCCTGGTACGACGAGGAACTGGACAGCACTGTCGACTTTGGCGCGCTGTACAAGGTGGAACGATGGGTTGACCACACCTACGTGCCGGGCACTATCAAACACTATGTGGTGAATGCGCAGAGCATCTTGACGTTTTTCCCCGAGGCCCCATTATACCCGCGGGAGACGTATGTGACCAGGATTTTCGCGGGTCTGCGGGACTATTTTGGTAACGTGGTTCTCAACACCAGGTCCTACAGCTTTGTCACCACTGGTACATTTTTGGATTTTGCCGGCATCGATAGTTTCGAGAGCGGGCTGGGCAATTGGTGGGCGCCGCAGCAGAGCGGAAGCACGACTGGTGTTGTGACCGACGCCACAGCCAGACTGCCAGAGGGGGAGGTCGTCAACCTCTTGACGAAAAGTACAACGGCCATGCGCGTCAACTATGCATGGGACACAGGGGCGTCCGCAT
The sequence above is drawn from the candidate division KSB1 bacterium genome and encodes:
- a CDS encoding DUF5009 domain-containing protein yields the protein MEQPPTRRLVSLDAFRGLTIIFMILVNNPGSWRYVLPPLRHAEWHGCTPTDLVFPFFLFIMGVAMAFSFARRLESAGKLTPLYLQVLKRTALLLFLGWFLNVFPEFNFAQMRLPGVLQRIGLCYFFASLVVLHVGKRGQVVTILLLLLGYWALMVLVPFPGRGADPWALGSNLAQYVDNVLLKGHMWKPDFDPEGFLSTIPAIATTLLGYRTGQWLRSERTPMEKVSGMFVVANLFLVAALIWKTWMPLNKQLWTSSYVLHTAGLALHFLAMSYWAIDIKGWRRGLQPTIVYGSNAILAYFGSSLLAKLLYYWQFAMADGTRQSVKGLIYNKVLVPVAGNWGGSLLYPVLHILLWAGILTILYRRKIFIKL
- a CDS encoding Ig-like domain-containing protein gives rise to the protein MQRRNWDLTLGAMLLLWMALLSGASAQVTGLAGWNIFLDPGHSQKENMGVYGYSEAERNLRVGLRLREMLLNETDIDTVYISRTNDQQQVSLTQRTDFANRVGAAWFHSIHSDAGDPSANSTLLLWGQYYNGQEKYPRGGKAMADIMVVLLTKGMRTTTRGSIGDCSFYTWSDFCRTSGGPYLHVNRETTMPSELSEAGFHTNPRQNQLFMNADWKRLEARTFFWSILRFHGLPRPAPGICTGIVYDAETGVPLNGARVTVGGTTYVTDTYESLFHLYSSDPNQLHNGFYYVEGLGTGSVELSVEADNYVPEHVQVVLSDTFFTFVDVGMYSTVPPVVKSTYPADGDTAFPAWADMVITFSRPMDRQTVESAFALQPRADVSFSWSSDGTRLTVRTDTLQFTTDYVLTIAGTARSIHGYFLDGNSDGVGGDDFVVRFRTSRADITPPKIVKMYPKQNATNVELHPIISAWYDEELDSTVDFGALYKVERWVDHTYVPGTIKHYVVNAQSILTFFPEAPLYPRETYVTRIFAGLRDYFGNVVLNTRSYSFVTTGTFLDFAGIDSFESGLGNWWAPQQSGSTTGVVTDATARLPEGEVVNLLTKSTTAMRVNYAWDTGASAWLIRVYLAGGAPKNVRFDSSYLLQAYVFGDASGTLFRFCVDDRVPDYQATNHEVSPWFVVDWAGWRLVSWDMSRDGTGTWLGDGNLDGTLGFDSIQLSYAPGAAVRGTLVIDDLRLARPTTVRVDDPSTPTPAKLRLYQAYPNPFNPTVTIRYEVPEGMPHVRLVVFDALGRRVKTLVDGVQPPGV